The following are encoded in a window of Paramormyrops kingsleyae isolate MSU_618 chromosome 12, PKINGS_0.4, whole genome shotgun sequence genomic DNA:
- the LOC140577724 gene encoding apolipoprotein L3-like, with amino-acid sequence MDEGFADVESFEIENQIEKGISLFLTLFKFSVDILEQKVKDLREVADGLERVHFRTTVGSLTGGVVSAIGGVTSVVGLALAPFTFGASLAVTGVGLGIATAGGVTSGVSNITKMVNESMDRKNFEKLMKDYEDLMQPITECLRELSENIENLQKLKSVKKKTEGGSPQNVDNMMQVGSRLGRGLAVSVPEVVRLVQVANLGKVAAQASRAVQVAGVFTGVLSGLFIALDVYFIANDAKEIHNMRENSTNSPNEKTSAAVEFIAVIRETARQLEDGLNELREVKKMLNECGAQRAQ; translated from the exons ATGGATGAAGGATTTGCAGATGTGGA GTCATTTGAAATAGAAAATCAGATAGAAAAAGGCATTTCCTTGTTCCTAACTTTATTCAAGTTCTCTGTTGACATCTTAGAGCAGAAAGTGAAAGATCTGAGAGAGGTTGCAGATGGTCTTGAGCGTGTGCACTTTAGGACCACAGTGGGCAGCTTGACAGGAGGGGTGGTCAGTGCAATCGGAGGGGTCACATCTGTGGTTGGATTAGCCTTGGCCCCCTTCACCTTTGGAGCTTCTCTGGCTGTGACTGGGGTGGGACTTGGCATAGCTACTGCCGGAGGGGTGACTAGTGGTGTCTCCAACATCACCAAAATGGTTAATGAGTCAATGGATCGCAAGAACTTTGAAAAACTTATGAAGGACTATGAAGACTTGATGCAGCCCATCACTGAATGTCTGAGAGAGCTCAGTGAAAACATAGAGAATCTGCAAAAGCTGAAATCCGTCAAGAAAAAAACTGAGGGGGGATCCCCCCAGAATGTCGACAATATGATGCAGGTTGGATCCCGGCTGGGCAGGGGTCTGGCTGTGAGTGTGCCTGAAGTAGTTCGGCTGGTTCAGGTAGCCAACTTGGGCAAGGTAGCTGCTCAAGCATCTAGAGCTGTGCAGGTGGCGGGAGTCTTCACCGGGGTGCTCTCTGGACTCTTCATCGCTCTGGATGTGTATTTCATCGCTAATGATGCCAAAGAGATCCATAACATGAGGGAAAATAGTACTAATTCGCCAAATGAGAAAACGTCTGCTGCAGTTGAGTTCATAGCAGTTATCAGAGAGACAGCAAGGCAATTAGAGGATGGTCTGAATGAGCTGAGAGAAGTGAAGAAGATGCTTAATGAATGTGGGGCACAGAGAGCTCAATAA